In Venenivibrio stagnispumantis, the following are encoded in one genomic region:
- the gmk gene encoding guanylate kinase yields MGGGLLYILSSPAGGGKTTIANILLSKIENLKRVITYTTREKRPNEIDGVDYYFVGKDKFEKLIKENAFLEYAIVHGNYYGTPKKETLELLRKGYDLLLVIDVQGYLQIKQNFKEAVGIFILPPSINELINRMKKRGETEEEINKRLKTAEKEIPQWKNYDYIIINENLDDAVEKAKSIIISNRLKTDRFDISNIKDEKLKILMQNMI; encoded by the coding sequence GTGGGAGGAGGGCTTTTATATATCTTGTCTTCCCCTGCCGGGGGAGGCAAGACCACAATTGCTAATATTCTTTTGTCAAAAATAGAAAATCTTAAAAGAGTAATTACTTACACAACAAGAGAAAAAAGACCAAACGAAATAGATGGTGTTGATTATTATTTTGTTGGAAAAGATAAATTTGAGAAACTTATAAAAGAAAATGCCTTCTTAGAATATGCAATAGTCCATGGTAATTATTATGGCACACCGAAAAAAGAAACCTTAGAGCTATTAAGAAAAGGTTATGATTTACTTTTAGTGATAGATGTTCAAGGTTATTTGCAAATAAAACAAAATTTTAAAGAAGCAGTAGGTATATTTATACTTCCACCATCTATTAATGAACTTATAAACAGAATGAAGAAAAGGGGAGAAACAGAAGAAGAGATAAATAAAAGATTAAAAACTGCTGAAAAAGAGATACCACAATGGAAAAATTATGATTATATCATCATAAATGAAAATTTAGATGATGCAGTAGAAAAAGCTAAATCAATAATAATATCAAATAGATTAAAAACAGATAGATTTGATATTAGCAATATAAAAGATGAAAAATTAAAAATATTAATGCAAAATATGATATAA
- the pstC gene encoding phosphate ABC transporter permease subunit PstC → MIKRLSKYPISDMFFATLSFSASFLILVLIISTLIVLYDESSLAIHKFGILNFIFKENWDPVQQDFGAAASLYGTLVTTVLSLILAIPVGIGIAIFLTEISPFIMRTPIGIAIEMLAAIPSIIYGMWGLFTLAPIMAEYVEPFIQKTIGKLPIIGKLFEGTPMGIDLFTASVILSIMIVPFIASIARDSFNLTPSIVKESAYALGATKWEVVKDVVIPYAKLGVYGGIVLALGRALGETMAVAFVLGNNHQITTSLFDAAATITVTLANEFTEADTDIYLSSLFYLALILFVMSFIILAIAKFLVIKAAKRGI, encoded by the coding sequence ATGATAAAAAGATTATCTAAATACCCAATTTCAGATATGTTTTTTGCTACTTTATCTTTTTCTGCTTCTTTTTTGATATTGGTGCTTATAATTTCTACTTTAATTGTTTTGTATGATGAATCTTCTCTTGCAATACATAAATTTGGAATATTAAATTTTATATTTAAAGAGAATTGGGACCCTGTTCAGCAAGATTTTGGAGCTGCTGCAAGTCTTTATGGAACTTTGGTAACAACTGTATTATCTTTAATACTTGCTATTCCGGTAGGTATTGGTATAGCTATATTTTTAACAGAGATTTCTCCTTTTATTATGAGAACACCAATAGGTATAGCCATAGAGATGCTTGCAGCAATTCCAAGTATTATTTATGGTATGTGGGGATTGTTTACCCTTGCTCCTATAATGGCAGAATATGTTGAGCCATTTATACAAAAAACAATCGGTAAATTACCGATTATAGGCAAGCTCTTTGAAGGAACACCTATGGGAATAGATTTATTTACTGCAAGTGTTATATTAAGCATAATGATAGTGCCATTTATAGCAAGTATAGCAAGGGATTCATTCAATCTAACTCCTTCCATAGTAAAAGAATCTGCTTATGCTCTTGGAGCTACAAAATGGGAAGTTGTTAAAGATGTAGTTATTCCTTATGCAAAACTCGGTGTTTATGGTGGTATAGTTCTTGCACTTGGTAGGGCACTTGGAGAAACAATGGCAGTAGCTTTTGTTCTTGGAAATAATCATCAAATTACAACATCTCTTTTTGATGCAGCTGCAACTATAACAGTAACCCTTGCTAATGAATTTACAGAAGCAGATACAGATATTTATTTATCATCTTTATTTTATTTAGCTTTAATTTTATTTGTTATGAGTTTTATTATACTTGCAATAGCAAAATTTTTAGTAATCAAAGCTGCAAAAAGAGGTATATAA
- a CDS encoding sensor histidine kinase yields MNNIDIKILLKFLDFLKEGILIVDKDKNIIYANRYIKNLLQEEDIEGKHFSQVVKDNYLYSIISHDYKKDTKEEISIKDNIYLVHIYHIEETKIIHLQDITMIEVYKQAKKDFVSNVSHELKTPLAVLKAVIETLENEDNPKNAGIFLEKAKNRIDQMDSLINDLLILAKLESKEENINKELVNLYNLVENIFEDLKHLTLDKKVSLINEVDKNLYINVDEQKFKILVKNLVENAIKYNKEYGKVIVKAKEKDNSFILSVKDTGIGIPKESLPLIFERFYRVDKSRSREVGGTGLGLSIVKHIAEAHKGKVWVESKIGEGSTFYVEIPK; encoded by the coding sequence ATGAATAACATAGATATTAAGATACTGCTTAAATTTTTAGATTTTCTAAAAGAAGGCATTCTGATAGTAGATAAAGATAAAAATATTATTTATGCAAATAGATATATAAAAAATTTATTACAAGAAGAAGATATAGAAGGAAAACATTTTTCTCAGGTAGTAAAAGATAACTATCTTTATTCTATTATATCCCACGATTATAAAAAAGATACAAAAGAAGAGATTTCTATAAAAGATAATATATATTTAGTGCATATTTATCATATTGAAGAAACAAAAATAATACATCTTCAAGATATAACAATGATAGAAGTTTATAAACAGGCAAAGAAAGATTTTGTATCAAATGTTTCCCATGAACTTAAAACACCACTTGCAGTTTTAAAAGCAGTAATTGAAACCTTAGAAAATGAAGATAATCCGAAGAATGCCGGTATATTTTTAGAAAAGGCAAAAAACAGAATAGACCAGATGGATAGCTTGATAAATGATTTACTTATTCTTGCAAAGCTTGAATCAAAAGAGGAAAACATAAATAAAGAGCTTGTGAATTTATATAATTTAGTTGAAAATATCTTTGAAGATTTAAAACATCTTACCTTAGATAAAAAGGTATCTTTAATAAATGAAGTAGATAAAAATTTGTATATTAATGTTGATGAACAAAAATTTAAAATTTTAGTTAAAAATCTGGTAGAAAATGCTATTAAATATAATAAAGAATACGGAAAAGTTATTGTAAAAGCAAAAGAAAAAGATAATAGCTTTATATTATCAGTAAAAGATACCGGTATAGGAATACCAAAAGAATCTCTACCGCTTATATTTGAAAGATTTTACAGGGTAGACAAATCAAGAAGCAGAGAAGTAGGTGGAACCGGTCTTGGTCTTTCTATTGTAAAACATATAGCAGAAGCCCATAAAGGCAAAGTATGGGTGGAAAGTAAAATTGGCGAAGGTTCAACTTTTTATGTAGAAATTCCAAAATAA
- the pheA gene encoding prephenate dehydratase, whose translation MDYQEQLKKLREEIDKIDENIVKLLNERAKLAQQVGEIKKKYNLPIYVPSREAEIFERIQKISDGPFPKEALKHIFKEIISACRGTEEVIKVAYLGPKATFTHQASIKHFGQTVEHIPVMTIKDVFEEIVKKKVDYGIVPVENTIEGVVNYTLDMFLDYDLKIIGEVILEISLHLLSINTDISKIERIYSHRHAIAECRDWIMKNMPHAQIIEVESTAKAAEIAKDDFQSAAIASEAAADVYGLHILERKIDKHLYNYTRFLIIGKDIPPPSGNDKTTFIFSLRNEVGALYKNLEPLYRYGINMTKIESRPSKREAWEYIFFTDIEGHISEENVKKALEELKERSPYFKILGSYPKAVID comes from the coding sequence ATGGATTATCAGGAGCAGTTAAAAAAATTAAGGGAAGAGATAGATAAAATAGATGAAAATATTGTGAAATTACTTAATGAAAGGGCAAAGTTAGCCCAGCAAGTAGGAGAAATAAAAAAGAAATATAATCTGCCAATATATGTGCCAAGTAGAGAAGCAGAAATCTTTGAAAGAATACAGAAAATAAGTGATGGGCCTTTTCCAAAAGAAGCTTTAAAACATATTTTTAAAGAGATAATATCGGCTTGTAGAGGAACAGAGGAAGTTATAAAAGTAGCATATCTTGGGCCAAAAGCAACTTTTACTCATCAAGCAAGTATTAAACATTTTGGACAAACTGTAGAACATATTCCTGTGATGACAATCAAAGATGTTTTTGAGGAGATAGTGAAGAAAAAAGTGGATTACGGAATAGTACCGGTAGAAAATACAATAGAAGGAGTTGTAAATTATACCCTTGATATGTTTTTAGATTATGATTTAAAAATAATCGGAGAAGTAATTTTAGAAATCTCTTTACATCTATTATCTATAAATACCGATATATCTAAAATAGAAAGAATATATTCCCACAGACATGCAATAGCAGAATGTAGAGATTGGATAATGAAAAATATGCCCCATGCCCAGATTATAGAAGTAGAAAGCACTGCAAAAGCAGCAGAGATAGCAAAAGATGATTTTCAGTCCGCAGCAATAGCCTCAGAAGCAGCAGCAGATGTTTATGGACTTCATATCTTAGAAAGAAAAATAGATAAACATCTATATAACTACACACGATTTTTAATTATAGGAAAAGATATTCCACCACCTTCCGGTAATGATAAAACAACATTTATTTTTTCTTTAAGAAATGAAGTAGGAGCATTATATAAAAATTTAGAGCCTCTTTATAGATATGGAATAAATATGACAAAGATAGAATCAAGACCTTCTAAAAGAGAAGCTTGGGAGTATATATTTTTTACAGATATAGAAGGGCATATATCGGAAGAAAATGTAAAAAAAGCTCTTGAAGAGTTAAAAGAAAGGTCTCCTTATTTTAAAATACTTGGCTCTTATCCAAAAGCTGTGATAGATTAA
- the pstA gene encoding phosphate ABC transporter permease PstA encodes MDLKARRKIRSYIALTLSTFAAFLGLFWLGFILFDVLKHGIASLNLDLFTQDPTPPGVEGGGLRNAFVGHLIITSLAAVIGIPVGILAGTFLAEYARGTKYAEIVSVLSDIMTSVPSIVVGTFMYAILVKPFGGFNAYAGAASLAFIMVPVVLRTTQDMLSLIPWTLREAAFALGASYFKVIKDIVYRAAATGILTGVILSISRVAGETAPLLFTSFNNQYFTLKLSEPMASLTVTIFQYAMGPYDDWHEKAWAAAFVITLVILLTTIISRAIIHWRFKS; translated from the coding sequence ATGGATTTAAAAGCAAGAAGAAAAATAAGAAGTTATATAGCCTTAACTTTATCAACATTTGCTGCATTTCTTGGATTATTTTGGCTTGGATTTATTTTATTTGATGTTTTAAAACATGGAATTGCATCTTTAAATTTGGATTTGTTTACCCAAGACCCAACTCCACCGGGAGTTGAAGGTGGTGGATTAAGAAATGCTTTTGTCGGTCATTTGATTATTACATCTTTGGCGGCTGTAATCGGTATTCCTGTTGGTATTCTTGCAGGGACATTCTTAGCAGAGTATGCAAGGGGAACAAAATATGCAGAAATTGTAAGTGTATTATCCGATATTATGACAAGTGTGCCTTCTATAGTTGTAGGTACATTTATGTATGCAATTTTAGTTAAACCTTTTGGTGGTTTTAATGCTTATGCCGGAGCTGCTTCACTTGCTTTTATTATGGTTCCGGTAGTGCTTAGAACTACTCAGGATATGCTTTCTCTTATCCCATGGACATTAAGGGAAGCTGCTTTTGCCCTTGGGGCTTCTTACTTTAAAGTGATTAAAGATATTGTTTATAGAGCGGCAGCTACAGGTATTTTAACAGGGGTTATTTTATCTATATCAAGGGTAGCAGGAGAAACAGCACCCCTTTTATTTACTTCATTTAATAACCAATATTTTACTTTAAAATTGTCAGAGCCGATGGCATCTTTAACAGTTACAATATTCCAGTATGCTATGGGGCCTTATGATGATTGGCATGAAAAAGCATGGGCTGCAGCCTTTGTGATAACATTGGTAATATTGTTAACTACAATCATATCAAGAGCTATTATCCATTGGAGGTTTAAAAGTTGA
- the phoU gene encoding phosphate signaling complex protein PhoU, producing MLIKPRMEEIRNRLINMANIATEMIENAIKAIVEHNGEYLKIVDQNEEIIDKMEVENESFIITTIARYQPEAKDLRILAMDLFVNRDLERIGDHAENIKEHALSIIEKPKLKEYIDLPLMKDITLSMLKDAIKAFSEMDTELARDVIKRDEKVDVLEEQIIRELYTYMVEDPSKIKVAIRLIDVVKNIERVADISTNLAEEVIYMKEGKMLRHQELDE from the coding sequence ATGCTTATAAAACCAAGAATGGAAGAAATAAGAAACAGATTAATAAATATGGCAAATATAGCTACTGAAATGATAGAAAATGCAATAAAAGCTATTGTAGAACATAATGGAGAGTATTTAAAAATAGTTGACCAAAATGAAGAAATTATAGATAAAATGGAAGTAGAAAATGAAAGCTTTATTATTACAACAATAGCAAGATACCAACCGGAAGCAAAAGATTTAAGAATACTTGCTATGGATTTATTTGTTAATAGGGATTTAGAAAGAATAGGAGACCATGCAGAAAATATAAAAGAACACGCTCTCTCAATAATAGAAAAACCCAAATTAAAAGAGTATATAGATTTACCACTTATGAAAGATATAACATTATCAATGTTAAAAGATGCAATAAAAGCATTTTCGGAAATGGATACGGAACTTGCAAGAGATGTAATAAAAAGAGATGAAAAAGTAGATGTATTAGAAGAGCAGATTATAAGGGAGCTATACACATATATGGTAGAAGACCCATCAAAAATAAAAGTAGCAATTAGACTAATAGATGTTGTAAAAAATATAGAAAGGGTAGCAGATATATCCACAAACCTTGCAGAAGAAGTTATATATATGAAAGAAGGAAAAATGTTAAGACACCAAGAACTTGATGAATAA
- the pstS gene encoding phosphate ABC transporter substrate-binding protein PstS, with amino-acid sequence MKTLKNLGLAALTVSSAVVFTVSAAEMINGAGATFPYPLYAAWADAYYKKTGIKLNYQSIGSGGGVRQIVERTVDFGASDDALPPSEIEKNKLLQWPQVIGGEVIAVNIPGLKSEQMVLDSNAVCQIFLGNIKKWNDPLIKKLNPNLNLPDAEITIVHRSDGSGTTAVFTHYLAEACPEWKEKVGEGKSVKWPTGIGGKGNEGVANYVKRVRYSVGYVEFAYAKQNNLTYTLLINPAGKVVRPTLDTFSAAAKYGDYDPKKHFYTWITNTKGADAWPITAATNILVAREKPEANKKVTKFFDWAFSPEGDEIAKSLIYAPLPKEVKDKVRAYWKEHGIAP; translated from the coding sequence ATGAAAACTTTAAAAAATTTAGGTTTGGCTGCTTTGACAGTTAGTTCTGCAGTTGTTTTTACAGTATCTGCTGCTGAGATGATAAATGGTGCAGGTGCTACATTCCCTTATCCGTTATATGCTGCATGGGCTGATGCTTATTACAAAAAAACCGGTATAAAATTAAATTACCAATCTATCGGCTCCGGTGGTGGAGTTAGACAGATAGTAGAAAGAACAGTAGATTTTGGAGCTTCTGATGATGCACTTCCTCCATCTGAAATAGAGAAAAATAAATTATTACAATGGCCACAGGTTATAGGTGGTGAAGTAATAGCTGTAAATATACCGGGTTTAAAATCTGAGCAGATGGTTTTAGATTCTAATGCAGTATGTCAGATATTCCTCGGAAACATTAAAAAATGGAATGACCCATTAATTAAAAAATTAAATCCAAATCTAAATTTACCGGATGCAGAAATCACTATTGTTCATAGGTCTGATGGTTCAGGAACAACAGCAGTATTTACCCACTATCTTGCAGAAGCTTGTCCTGAATGGAAAGAAAAAGTAGGTGAAGGTAAATCTGTAAAATGGCCAACCGGTATAGGTGGAAAAGGAAATGAAGGTGTAGCCAACTATGTAAAAAGGGTTAGATATTCTGTTGGATATGTAGAGTTTGCTTATGCAAAACAAAATAATTTAACTTACACACTTCTTATAAATCCTGCCGGAAAAGTTGTAAGACCTACACTTGATACATTCTCTGCTGCTGCAAAATATGGAGATTATGACCCTAAGAAACATTTCTATACCTGGATAACAAATACAAAAGGCGCTGATGCATGGCCTATTACTGCAGCAACAAATATATTAGTAGCAAGAGAAAAACCTGAAGCAAATAAAAAAGTAACAAAATTCTTTGATTGGGCATTTTCTCCTGAAGGAGATGAAATAGCAAAATCTCTTATTTATGCTCCTCTACCAAAAGAAGTTAAAGATAAAGTTAGAGCATATTGGAAAGAACACGGTATTGCACCGTAA
- the rpoZ gene encoding DNA-directed RNA polymerase subunit omega codes for MNKRPPIEKALTKVNNRYELVHAAAKLAKEMHERGTEYTTEEGIPLKKTVIAIEEIAEGKAKIVRE; via the coding sequence TTGAATAAAAGACCACCGATAGAAAAAGCTTTAACAAAAGTTAATAATAGATATGAACTTGTCCATGCAGCTGCAAAACTTGCAAAAGAGATGCATGAAAGAGGAACAGAATACACAACAGAAGAAGGTATTCCTTTAAAAAAGACAGTAATAGCTATAGAAGAGATAGCTGAAGGTAAAGCAAAAATAGTTAGAGAGTAA
- a CDS encoding sigma-54-dependent transcriptional regulator encodes MKTLILDDEKNIVEILSILLKKEGFDVDVAYSLKEVEDKIYDIAFIDLRLPDGSGIDIIHRLKQKNNDILIVMITAFASPDTAVEALKRGAYDYISKPFDINDIKKFIKKVKEKINIQNLLSEDEEENFLVGNSTAIRLLRETIKKVAPYDINILITGETGTGKEVTARVIHKYSNRKDKPFVAVNCAAIPSELLESELFGYKKGAFTGAEKDKIGLIEEADGGTLFLDEIAEMPLPLQAKLLRFLEERKIRPLGTTKEIEVDVRIISATNKDLKQEIEKGNFREDLYYRLSTIHIQLPPLRKRKEDIPILISQLLKEINKKYNKNITKINPDFIDYVKSLELKGNVRELKNIIEKAVILAEGDELKPVEYIKPINKNSIFIDDPKADFEIKLFPEELNLKEVMDNIEKSIIKYVYEKTRKNKTKSAQILGLTFREFRYRYEKYFKD; translated from the coding sequence ATGAAAACATTGATACTTGATGATGAAAAAAATATTGTGGAAATATTATCCATTTTGCTTAAAAAAGAAGGATTTGATGTAGATGTTGCCTATTCTTTAAAAGAAGTGGAAGATAAAATATATGATATAGCATTTATTGACCTTAGGCTCCCTGATGGCTCCGGTATAGATATAATCCATAGATTAAAACAAAAAAATAATGATATTCTTATTGTTATGATTACTGCTTTTGCTTCACCGGATACGGCAGTAGAAGCCCTAAAAAGAGGAGCTTATGATTATATATCCAAACCTTTTGATATAAATGATATAAAAAAATTTATAAAAAAAGTAAAAGAAAAAATAAATATTCAAAATCTTTTATCAGAAGATGAAGAAGAAAATTTTTTAGTAGGAAATTCAACAGCAATAAGATTATTAAGAGAAACTATAAAAAAAGTAGCCCCTTATGATATAAATATACTCATAACCGGAGAAACAGGAACAGGAAAAGAAGTGACAGCAAGAGTTATCCATAAATACAGCAATAGAAAAGATAAACCTTTTGTAGCAGTAAATTGTGCTGCTATCCCTTCTGAACTCTTGGAGTCAGAACTATTTGGATATAAAAAAGGAGCATTTACCGGTGCAGAAAAAGATAAAATAGGATTAATAGAAGAAGCAGACGGCGGAACATTATTCTTAGATGAGATAGCAGAAATGCCACTACCACTTCAAGCAAAACTGCTTAGATTCTTAGAAGAAAGAAAAATAAGACCTCTTGGAACAACAAAAGAGATAGAGGTAGATGTCAGGATAATATCTGCTACAAACAAAGATTTAAAACAAGAGATAGAAAAAGGCAATTTTAGAGAAGATTTATATTATAGATTATCAACAATACATATCCAGTTGCCACCACTTAGAAAAAGAAAAGAAGATATACCGATTTTAATTTCTCAGCTTCTAAAAGAGATAAACAAAAAATATAATAAAAATATAACAAAAATAAATCCGGACTTTATAGATTATGTAAAGAGTTTAGAGCTAAAAGGTAATGTAAGAGAACTTAAAAATATTATTGAAAAAGCAGTAATATTGGCAGAGGGAGATGAACTAAAACCGGTAGAATATATAAAACCAATAAATAAAAACTCTATCTTTATAGATGACCCGAAAGCAGATTTTGAAATAAAATTATTTCCGGAAGAATTAAATCTAAAAGAAGTTATGGATAATATAGAAAAATCAATTATAAAATATGTATATGAAAAAACCAGAAAAAACAAAACAAAATCAGCCCAAATCCTCGGTCTAACATTTAGAGAATTCAGATACAGATATGAAAAATATTTTAAAGATTGA
- a CDS encoding sensor histidine kinase, protein MVFEKIFYGYRIGRIAFSFSFLILLFIYLSITQSIHISILILSLYFLSSIALFFYNQLNTLEFLLDIVFLTAFFYFTIGITPYISILYLFPIFFYSLLSGKKSSFIVCLVSFISFLSVKIFYEDISIIEIFLNGFSFFMITLAGLNLHNKLENQEKEIEKFEKLKKEKDFYKKLYEVAGYLAHEIRNPLASISGASQLLKEGEKNDLLIDIIYNETKRLDNLIKDFIILSMPRSEEKEKINIEEIIKNFTLSCQKNIKLNIQQKSINFNKKSFEYMIGNIIKNACEWAKENIIINVYKQDKFLYIIVEDDGVGVDDEIKDKVFEPFFSKNPKGTGLGLAIAKNIAINNNGDISIEKSQNLGGAKFIITLEVNNENIDT, encoded by the coding sequence ATGGTTTTTGAAAAAATATTTTACGGATACCGGATAGGAAGAATTGCCTTCTCTTTTTCATTTTTGATTTTACTTTTTATATATCTTTCAATAACCCAATCAATCCATATATCCATTTTAATACTTTCCTTATATTTTTTAAGCTCTATTGCATTATTTTTTTATAATCAGTTAAATACATTAGAATTTTTACTTGATATAGTTTTTCTTACCGCATTTTTTTATTTTACAATTGGAATTACTCCTTATATCTCAATTTTATATCTTTTCCCTATATTTTTTTACTCTTTACTTTCAGGAAAAAAATCATCTTTTATTGTTTGCTTAGTTTCTTTTATCTCTTTTTTATCTGTTAAAATTTTTTATGAAGATATCTCTATTATTGAGATATTTCTAAATGGTTTTTCTTTTTTTATGATTACCTTAGCCGGTTTAAACCTTCATAATAAATTGGAAAATCAAGAAAAAGAGATAGAAAAGTTTGAAAAATTAAAAAAAGAAAAAGATTTTTATAAAAAACTTTATGAAGTAGCTGGATACTTAGCCCATGAGATAAGAAATCCCCTTGCATCTATAAGCGGTGCTTCACAGCTCTTAAAAGAAGGAGAAAAAAATGATTTATTGATAGATATCATTTATAATGAAACAAAAAGATTAGACAATCTTATCAAAGATTTTATTATTTTATCTATGCCAAGAAGTGAAGAAAAAGAAAAAATAAATATAGAAGAAATTATAAAAAATTTTACATTAAGCTGTCAAAAAAATATAAAGTTAAATATTCAGCAAAAATCTATAAATTTTAATAAAAAAAGTTTTGAATATATGATAGGCAATATTATAAAAAATGCTTGTGAATGGGCAAAAGAAAATATAATTATAAATGTTTATAAACAAGATAAATTTTTGTATATAATAGTAGAAGATGATGGAGTTGGAGTAGATGATGAGATAAAAGATAAAGTATTTGAGCCATTTTTTTCAAAAAATCCAAAAGGAACCGGACTTGGACTTGCAATTGCAAAAAATATAGCCATAAATAATAATGGAGATATTAGCATAGAAAAAAGCCAAAATCTTGGTGGTGCTAAATTTATAATAACCTTAGAGGTAAACAATGAAAACATTGATACTTGA
- the pstB gene encoding phosphate ABC transporter ATP-binding protein PstB → MIKAEVKNLYFYYAKSNEPALKNINMPVYEKKVTALIGPSGCGKTTLLRCFNRMHDLYHGNRYEGEIIMDGMNILSKDVDVIDIRSRIGMVFQKPTPFPMSIFDNIAYGLRLRGIKNKTELKDRVEKALKQAALWDEVKDRLNQSAMGLSGGQQQRLVIARALAVEPEVLLFDEPTSALDPISTAKIEELIVQLKENVTILIVTHNMQQAARVSDYTAFMYLGELIEFGETDIIFTKPKVKLTEDYVTGRFG, encoded by the coding sequence TTGATAAAAGCAGAAGTTAAAAATCTATATTTTTATTATGCAAAATCTAACGAGCCGGCATTAAAAAATATAAATATGCCTGTTTATGAAAAAAAAGTAACAGCTTTAATCGGGCCATCTGGATGTGGAAAAACAACATTACTTAGATGCTTTAACAGAATGCATGACCTTTATCACGGGAACAGATATGAAGGCGAAATAATAATGGATGGAATGAATATATTATCCAAAGATGTAGATGTTATAGATATACGCTCCAGAATAGGTATGGTGTTCCAAAAACCAACGCCATTTCCTATGTCAATATTTGATAATATAGCTTATGGCCTTAGATTAAGGGGTATAAAAAATAAAACAGAACTAAAAGATAGAGTAGAAAAAGCTTTAAAACAAGCAGCATTATGGGATGAAGTGAAAGATAGATTAAATCAAAGTGCTATGGGGCTTTCCGGAGGTCAGCAACAAAGACTTGTTATAGCAAGGGCATTAGCAGTAGAGCCGGAAGTTTTACTTTTTGATGAACCAACTTCGGCATTGGACCCTATCTCAACAGCAAAAATAGAGGAATTGATAGTTCAGTTAAAAGAGAATGTTACAATATTGATAGTTACCCACAATATGCAACAGGCAGCGAGGGTATCCGATTACACTGCTTTTATGTATCTTGGAGAATTGATAGAATTTGGAGAAACTGATATTATATTCACAAAGCCAAAAGTTAAACTAACAGAAGATTATGTAACCGGAAGATTTGGTTAA